One Vicinamibacteria bacterium DNA window includes the following coding sequences:
- a CDS encoding PQQ-binding-like beta-propeller repeat protein, which produces MKHSLETWIGILLTLWASAAAGENWPQWRGPTADGVSPEKNLPLHWSSTLNILWKASLPGRGTSSPIVQDELVFVTLQLGSGPIDGRGAEFPEAVAPRADVVPTLRVTLVVRALDRRDGHTVWEHRLDAGDKNALPAVHPKHNLASPSVVTDGESVFAWMGTGQVLALDLRGNLRWEKDFARQYGPFDVLWGHGSSPALYRDRIYLLCDHPRAAYLVALNKSTGEEIWRVERGEGIRSYTTPLVVRGPGGDELIVNGSDRIESYDLMDGKSLWHAGEPVTLAIPIPVHREGVLYASRGYSSGPYSAIRLGGRGDVSKTHVLWHVPTSAPYVSSLLLYDGLLYMATERGVVSAVDPESGKTVWRKRLGAAFTASPVAGDGKVFFLDEAGDAFVLRAGPRPELLARNPIEERTLASPAISGQTIFVRTDHHVFAIGKK; this is translated from the coding sequence TTGAAGCACTCACTCGAGACCTGGATCGGCATCCTGCTCACGCTCTGGGCCAGTGCGGCGGCGGGTGAGAACTGGCCTCAATGGCGCGGACCCACGGCGGACGGCGTTTCACCCGAAAAGAACCTCCCCCTGCACTGGAGCTCCACTCTGAACATCCTTTGGAAGGCCTCCCTTCCCGGCCGGGGAACGTCTTCGCCGATTGTCCAGGACGAGCTGGTGTTCGTAACCCTCCAGCTGGGCTCGGGACCCATCGATGGCCGAGGAGCCGAATTCCCCGAAGCGGTGGCGCCCCGCGCCGACGTGGTGCCAACCTTGCGCGTCACGCTCGTCGTGCGAGCCCTGGATCGTCGCGACGGGCACACGGTTTGGGAGCACCGGCTGGACGCGGGCGACAAGAACGCTCTTCCCGCCGTACACCCGAAGCACAACCTCGCAAGCCCGAGCGTCGTGACCGACGGCGAATCGGTGTTCGCCTGGATGGGTACGGGCCAGGTGTTGGCGCTCGATCTGAGGGGAAATCTCCGATGGGAAAAAGACTTTGCCCGGCAGTACGGTCCGTTCGACGTGTTGTGGGGCCACGGCAGCTCCCCCGCGCTCTATCGCGATCGGATCTACTTGCTTTGCGACCATCCGCGAGCTGCGTACCTGGTCGCATTGAACAAGAGCACCGGCGAAGAGATTTGGCGCGTCGAGCGCGGCGAGGGAATTCGGTCCTACACCACGCCCCTGGTCGTTCGTGGCCCGGGCGGCGACGAGCTCATCGTGAACGGCAGCGACCGCATCGAATCGTACGATCTCATGGATGGGAAATCGCTCTGGCACGCGGGCGAGCCCGTGACCCTCGCGATTCCAATCCCGGTCCACCGAGAGGGCGTCTTATACGCGAGCCGCGGCTACTCGAGCGGGCCCTATTCGGCCATCCGTCTCGGCGGGCGCGGCGACGTCTCCAAGACCCACGTTCTCTGGCACGTCCCCACGAGCGCGCCCTACGTCTCTTCCCTCCTCTTATATGACGGCCTGTTGTACATGGCCACCGAGCGCGGGGTCGTCTCGGCCGTCGACCCCGAAAGCGGCAAGACCGTTTGGCGGAAGCGGCTCGGTGCCGCATTCACCGCGTCGCCAGTGGCAGGGGACGGAAAGGTGTTCTTCCTCGACGAAGCGGGTGACGCCTTTGTCTTGAGAGCCGGCCCCCGCCCCGAGCTTCTCGCGAGAAACCCGATCGAAGAAAGGACGCTCGCTTCCCCCGCAATCTCGGGTCAGACGATCTTCGTTCGCACCGACCACCACGTCTTTGCTATCGGGAAAAAATAG